A genomic region of Salinibacter pepae contains the following coding sequences:
- a CDS encoding cytochrome c oxidase subunit II: protein MHVHRFEKLWIGLSLLLIAAFIGIVLFGFTVMNLKVPGVETGETVDPATVLSEGPFAKPGVRKISDDHYEVYMLAQQFIFRPGSTRPLTLPAKTKITFHMTSPDVMHGFEVPGSGLNSTVIPGQVATFTTRFPEAKSYGIICHQYCGSAHHNMQGEIKAVPPSEFDESNLISQ, encoded by the coding sequence ATGCACGTTCATCGTTTTGAGAAGCTCTGGATCGGGCTCTCCCTGCTCCTCATCGCCGCCTTCATCGGGATTGTGCTCTTCGGGTTCACGGTGATGAACCTGAAGGTGCCCGGCGTCGAAACGGGCGAGACCGTCGACCCGGCGACCGTCCTGTCGGAGGGGCCGTTTGCAAAGCCCGGGGTGCGGAAGATCAGTGACGACCACTACGAGGTCTACATGCTGGCCCAGCAGTTTATCTTTCGCCCCGGAAGCACCCGGCCTCTAACCCTGCCGGCCAAGACCAAGATAACCTTCCACATGACGAGCCCGGACGTCATGCACGGGTTCGAGGTGCCGGGAAGCGGCCTGAACTCGACGGTCATCCCGGGGCAGGTCGCGACCTTCACCACCCGGTTCCCGGAGGCCAAAAGCTACGGCATCATCTGCCACCAGTACTGTGGCTCGGCCCACCACAACATGCAGGGCGAAATCAAGGCCGTCCCCCCATCCGAGTTTGACGAGAGCAACTTAATATCACAATGA
- a CDS encoding b(o/a)3-type cytochrome-c oxidase subunit 1, with protein MTFVNHYPKAARIVKANLIVAFVALAIGGFFGLIQALHRTDVFRGFVSSVQYYDVLTGHGVLLALVFTTFFITGLYQWGVTRTMEREPESSAFSWSWFVMMVVGTTMTATAILGGLVPGSGLSAAVLYTFYPPLQAHPLFYIGAALLVVGSWLAGADWFWTYRKWRAENPDARIPLQTYMVIFTWLMWYLCSLGLALEVVVLLIPWSLGIVEKIDPLLPRTLFWYFGHAVVYFWLLPAYFVWYSILPKLSGGRLFSDPLARVVFIFFLLLSTPIGYHHQYADPGISLVYKMWALIMTLVILLPSLMTAFTVISSMEHGARQRGGSGYFAWMGALPWGQPAFVGCALAGIMFAAGGFSGMINASLNIDMLVHNTAWIPGHFHLTVGTAVALTFMAITYWLLPQLTGKALKFKNLALAQPYTWFIGMTLMSNALHRQGLAGVPRRVAEPQYAGIDYEVPFGTMAEMDWQVAIGGTILFVSMVLFLVVIGGTWWSGAPATNVDDVIPPPLSGPEHSPKILDNLKLWMGVAVALVLIAYTLPLAEMVMDGLFSPGAFPAPM; from the coding sequence ATGACGTTTGTCAACCACTACCCGAAAGCGGCGCGCATCGTCAAGGCCAACTTGATCGTCGCGTTCGTGGCCCTCGCCATTGGGGGCTTCTTCGGCCTCATTCAGGCGCTGCACCGCACGGACGTCTTTCGGGGCTTTGTCTCCTCGGTGCAGTACTACGATGTGCTCACCGGCCACGGCGTCCTGCTGGCGCTCGTGTTCACCACGTTCTTTATCACGGGGCTGTACCAGTGGGGCGTCACGCGCACCATGGAGCGCGAGCCGGAGAGCTCAGCGTTCTCGTGGAGCTGGTTCGTAATGATGGTGGTGGGGACGACCATGACGGCCACGGCCATCCTGGGCGGGCTCGTGCCGGGCAGCGGCCTAAGTGCAGCGGTCCTCTACACGTTCTACCCGCCGCTGCAGGCGCACCCGCTTTTCTACATCGGGGCGGCGCTGCTGGTCGTGGGCTCGTGGCTGGCCGGGGCGGACTGGTTCTGGACGTACCGGAAGTGGCGGGCCGAGAACCCCGACGCCCGGATCCCACTGCAGACCTACATGGTGATCTTCACGTGGCTCATGTGGTACCTCTGCTCGCTGGGGCTGGCGCTGGAGGTGGTCGTGCTCCTCATTCCGTGGTCGCTCGGCATCGTCGAGAAGATTGATCCGCTGCTGCCCCGCACGCTCTTCTGGTACTTCGGGCACGCGGTGGTGTACTTCTGGCTGCTGCCGGCCTACTTCGTGTGGTACTCCATTCTGCCGAAGCTCTCGGGCGGACGTCTCTTCAGCGATCCGCTCGCCCGCGTCGTCTTCATCTTCTTCCTGCTCTTGTCCACGCCCATCGGCTACCACCACCAGTACGCGGACCCGGGCATCAGCCTGGTCTACAAGATGTGGGCGCTCATCATGACACTCGTCATTCTGCTGCCGAGCCTCATGACGGCCTTCACGGTGATCTCGTCGATGGAGCACGGGGCGCGGCAGCGCGGCGGCAGCGGCTACTTCGCCTGGATGGGGGCGCTGCCGTGGGGCCAGCCCGCCTTCGTGGGCTGTGCGCTGGCCGGCATCATGTTCGCCGCGGGGGGCTTCAGCGGCATGATTAACGCCTCGCTCAACATCGACATGCTGGTCCACAACACCGCGTGGATCCCCGGCCACTTCCACCTCACGGTGGGCACGGCGGTGGCCCTCACCTTCATGGCCATCACCTACTGGCTGCTGCCGCAGCTGACGGGGAAGGCGCTCAAGTTCAAAAACCTGGCCCTGGCCCAGCCCTACACCTGGTTCATCGGGATGACACTGATGTCCAACGCGCTCCACCGGCAGGGCCTGGCGGGCGTGCCGCGCCGCGTGGCGGAGCCCCAGTACGCGGGCATCGACTACGAGGTGCCGTTCGGCACGATGGCGGAGATGGACTGGCAGGTGGCCATCGGGGGCACCATTCTCTTCGTGTCGATGGTGCTCTTCCTCGTGGTAATCGGGGGCACGTGGTGGAGCGGCGCCCCCGCCACCAACGTGGACGACGTGATCCCGCCTCCCCTCTCGGGGCCGGAGCACTCGCCGAAGATCCTGGACAACCTGAAATTGTGGATGGGGGTGGCCGTGGCGCTGGTGCTCATCGCCTACACGCTGCCGCTGGCCGAGATGGTCATGGACGGGCTCTTCTCGCCGGGGGCGTTCCCGGCGCCGATGTAG
- a CDS encoding GntR family transcriptional regulator, whose protein sequence is MELESGRPRHEQISDWLREQIEQDTYEVDEKLPSEKQLGDRFDVSRVTVRRALQTLENEDYIYRRQGLGSFVKERRAAQGLVRLTDFAQDMAQAGLEASSQVEHHAPESPPPAVAVHLDTDDQTVMRLDRLRLGDGRPVAFDRTWLPMFYAQLLEGHDLEEETIYHILEAEYDIPVLRGHYRITAANADAPSADLLGVDAGEALLLIERLSLTEGDKRVYFQRRYYRSDRVAYELELARDTTRHDAVEHGMPLREFEPVFDDDVDAHQE, encoded by the coding sequence ATGGAGCTTGAGTCGGGACGCCCGCGCCACGAACAGATCAGCGACTGGCTGCGCGAGCAGATTGAGCAGGACACGTACGAGGTCGACGAGAAACTCCCCTCCGAAAAGCAACTGGGGGACCGGTTTGACGTGAGCCGGGTGACGGTGCGGCGGGCCCTGCAGACGCTTGAGAATGAGGACTACATCTACCGCCGGCAGGGGCTCGGCTCGTTCGTCAAGGAGCGCCGGGCCGCGCAGGGCCTCGTGCGCCTCACGGACTTTGCGCAGGACATGGCACAGGCGGGCCTCGAAGCGTCCTCTCAGGTTGAGCATCACGCCCCGGAGTCCCCCCCGCCCGCGGTTGCCGTCCACCTGGATACGGACGACCAGACCGTGATGCGACTCGACCGCCTCCGCCTCGGGGACGGGCGGCCCGTTGCGTTTGACCGGACGTGGCTCCCCATGTTCTACGCGCAGCTCCTGGAGGGCCACGACCTGGAGGAGGAGACGATCTACCATATTCTCGAAGCGGAGTACGACATTCCCGTCCTGCGCGGCCACTACCGCATCACGGCCGCCAACGCGGACGCCCCCAGTGCGGACCTGCTCGGCGTGGACGCCGGGGAGGCCCTGCTCCTCATTGAGCGCCTGTCGCTGACGGAGGGCGACAAGCGCGTCTACTTCCAGCGGCGGTACTACCGAAGCGACCGGGTGGCCTACGAGCTCGAACTGGCCCGCGACACCACCCGGCACGATGCGGTAGAGCACGGCATGCCCCTCCGTGAGTTTGAGCCCGTCTTCGACGATGATGTGGACGCGCACCAGGAGTAG
- a CDS encoding NAD(P)/FAD-dependent oxidoreductase translates to MTDTHQVLIVGGGTGGLTVASQLLSRDDAPEVAVLEPADTHYYQPLWTLIGGGVFDKEESARPMREVMPSGATWIQDAAAEVDPEGSTVTTQGGDTYGYDHLVMAAGIQIDWDGIPGLAESVGQPGTGVVSNYSYDTCETTWDAIQNFPKGGTALFTEPTMGVKCGGAPQKIMYLSDDAFRRQDVREGSRIAFMKAKGSLFSSPPYEETLYDVVERKDIDLNLMTELTALEPSKKQATFQHLESGEEETIDYDLIHVVPPMSAPDFIADSPLSDEEGWVDVDPGTLQHTRYDTVFALGDNSNLPTSKTGAAIRKQAPVLVDHLMSTINDASPVNGTYNGYTSCPLVTGYGKLVLAEFDYDKEPEESFPFDQTEERYSMYALKAYGLPRMYWNGMLKGRM, encoded by the coding sequence ATGACAGACACCCATCAGGTTCTCATCGTCGGCGGCGGCACCGGCGGCCTTACCGTTGCCTCGCAGCTCCTCTCTCGGGACGACGCCCCCGAGGTGGCCGTCCTTGAGCCCGCCGACACCCACTACTACCAACCCCTTTGGACCCTCATCGGGGGCGGGGTCTTCGACAAAGAAGAATCCGCCCGTCCCATGAGGGAGGTGATGCCGAGCGGGGCAACATGGATCCAGGACGCCGCCGCGGAGGTCGACCCCGAGGGCAGTACCGTCACCACTCAGGGCGGCGATACCTACGGCTACGACCACCTCGTCATGGCCGCCGGCATCCAGATCGACTGGGACGGCATTCCGGGGCTTGCCGAGTCCGTGGGCCAGCCCGGCACGGGGGTGGTGAGCAACTACTCGTACGACACCTGCGAGACCACCTGGGACGCGATTCAGAATTTTCCGAAGGGCGGCACCGCCCTGTTTACCGAGCCCACAATGGGCGTCAAGTGCGGCGGGGCCCCGCAGAAGATCATGTACCTCTCCGACGATGCCTTCCGCCGCCAGGATGTGCGCGAGGGCAGCCGCATCGCGTTCATGAAGGCGAAAGGGAGTCTCTTCTCCTCCCCGCCCTACGAGGAGACGCTCTACGACGTGGTTGAGCGGAAGGACATCGACCTCAACCTCATGACCGAACTGACGGCATTGGAGCCGTCGAAAAAGCAGGCGACGTTTCAGCACCTGGAGTCCGGCGAGGAGGAGACGATCGACTACGACCTGATCCACGTGGTGCCCCCGATGTCCGCGCCCGACTTCATTGCCGACAGCCCCCTCTCCGACGAGGAGGGGTGGGTGGACGTGGATCCGGGCACACTCCAGCACACGCGGTACGACACTGTGTTTGCGCTCGGCGACAACTCGAATCTGCCGACCTCGAAGACCGGGGCGGCCATTCGGAAGCAAGCCCCCGTGCTGGTGGATCATTTGATGTCCACGATTAACGATGCCTCTCCCGTCAATGGCACCTACAACGGCTACACGTCCTGTCCGTTGGTGACCGGCTACGGCAAGCTGGTGCTCGCCGAGTTCGATTATGACAAGGAGCCGGAGGAGAGCTTTCCGTTCGACCAGACGGAAGAGCGGTACAGCATGTATGCCCTGAAGGCCTACGGCCTGCCCCGCATGTACTGGAACGGCATGCTGAAGGGGCGGATGTAG
- a CDS encoding DUF1641 domain-containing protein, with protein sequence MDDVHTDGAPSLEKRLQDHDTRQTLHRLLDKLDTIEAALDRLDRIEGEVPPLLQTTADVVDDELTRAADRGVVLDERAGEALRLAEKLTEPETVEVLSALIDRLDHLDNLADLAEQVPAAATVTVDTIDEALTRAADRGVVVDERAREGLRLLEKLTEPETAAALEHLLDRSDQIDELAALAENAPDAIATVVDILDAEYARAAAQGYDPERTLRQAFGALSRLGTLFQTDEFEALLHSGVLDPEALEAVGSLGSALVDTQKEAQRGDTPSQGVFGLLGALRDPDVQRAVGFITTFAKKFGRNLRS encoded by the coding sequence ATGGACGACGTACACACAGACGGCGCCCCCTCTCTAGAAAAGCGCTTACAAGACCACGACACTCGTCAGACGCTTCACCGTCTCCTCGACAAGCTCGATACGATCGAGGCGGCCCTCGACCGGCTCGACCGCATCGAGGGCGAGGTGCCCCCTCTTCTTCAAACCACCGCCGACGTGGTCGACGACGAGTTAACCCGGGCGGCGGACCGCGGCGTGGTGCTCGACGAACGGGCCGGCGAGGCGCTGCGGCTTGCCGAGAAGCTGACGGAGCCGGAGACCGTCGAGGTGCTGTCGGCCCTTATCGACCGGCTCGACCACCTCGACAATCTCGCCGACCTGGCCGAGCAGGTCCCCGCGGCCGCCACCGTCACGGTAGACACGATCGATGAGGCGCTCACGCGGGCCGCCGACCGGGGCGTGGTCGTTGACGAGCGGGCCCGGGAGGGCCTCCGGCTGCTCGAGAAACTGACGGAGCCGGAGACCGCCGCGGCGCTTGAGCACCTTCTGGACCGGTCCGACCAGATCGACGAGTTGGCGGCCCTCGCCGAGAACGCCCCCGACGCCATCGCCACGGTCGTCGACATCCTCGATGCCGAATACGCCCGGGCCGCCGCACAGGGCTACGACCCAGAGCGCACCCTCCGTCAGGCCTTTGGCGCCCTGAGCCGGCTCGGGACGCTGTTCCAGACCGACGAGTTCGAGGCCCTCCTCCACTCCGGTGTGCTCGACCCCGAGGCCCTCGAGGCCGTCGGCAGCCTCGGCTCGGCGCTCGTCGACACCCAAAAGGAGGCCCAGCGCGGGGACACCCCATCCCAGGGGGTCTTCGGCCTGCTCGGCGCCCTTCGCGACCCCGACGTGCAGCGGGCCGTCGGCTTCATCACCACCTTTGCCAAGAAGTTCGGCCGGAACCTCCGCTCGTGA
- a CDS encoding DUF3365 domain-containing protein yields MRAPVGTRTPQRGADREWAVQQLATKYRNPAQGPDAAAHRLHEEFVTSPVFTGRWTRTPHSGHEGWRYAHRITVQPSCLACHAPKDERPAFVKKDHPEDRAYGFDDGNLQGVHAVFVPDTSVEDEF; encoded by the coding sequence ATGCGCGCCCCCGTAGGAACGCGCACCCCTCAACGTGGCGCGGACCGCGAATGGGCGGTGCAGCAGCTCGCCACGAAGTATCGAAATCCCGCCCAGGGGCCCGACGCGGCGGCGCACCGCCTCCACGAGGAGTTTGTCACATCCCCCGTGTTCACCGGGCGGTGGACCCGAACCCCCCACAGCGGCCACGAGGGCTGGCGCTACGCCCACCGAATTACGGTGCAGCCGTCCTGCCTGGCGTGCCACGCCCCCAAAGACGAGCGCCCCGCGTTCGTAAAGAAGGACCATCCCGAGGACCGGGCGTACGGGTTCGACGACGGAAACCTGCAAGGCGTCCACGCAGTCTTCGTCCCGGATACAAGCGTCGAGGATGAGTTTTAG
- a CDS encoding cbb3-type cytochrome oxidase assembly protein CcoS, translated as MSYTPLLTILLVLVVGAAITLTVLFYAQRKGHFDNLKSEAYVIFDDDEPVGEPQDQVFDAPDEPTGTPDPEA; from the coding sequence ATGAGCTACACGCCCTTGTTGACCATTCTGCTCGTTCTGGTGGTCGGCGCCGCGATCACCTTGACGGTGCTGTTTTACGCCCAGCGGAAGGGGCACTTTGACAATCTGAAATCGGAGGCCTACGTCATCTTCGACGACGATGAGCCGGTGGGGGAGCCGCAGGATCAGGTGTTCGACGCCCCAGACGAGCCGACCGGCACGCCTGATCCGGAGGCCTGA